One window of Mediterraneibacter butyricigenes genomic DNA carries:
- the ptsP gene encoding phosphoenolpyruvate--protein phosphotransferase: MIYEGTAVSDGAAIGKVFHYKPVKLEINERQIEEMQAEQEIEKYQSILERAEAELISLMENADLAEEQRKIFQAHIDIVQDEEMNLEIEDEIRENLLAPECAVTEVYGRYIEILSKAKDDLIRERAADLKDVSQRIIRLLLGVEENSLENLPDEVILVAHDLLPSDTAAMKREYVQAIVTEVGGYTSHMAILARNYGIPAVLGVPDILEHTENGQRIAVDAKAGKVITNLTVDQEKQYQVMRDEYLKKISDMKQYLPIRPETVDGTKIEVCLNVGSAEKSELELEEYTDGVGLFRTEFLYMSKKQLPTEEEQFEVYKKIAEVYGERPVVIRTLDIGGDKKLDYLELPQEDNPFLGLRALRLCFEMKPIFKTQLRAILRAGVYGNIWIMFPMVGSIGDIRFAKQIVEEVKQELDQEEVPYDKNIKVGIMVEIPSIALMADVAASEVDFASIGTNDLCQYLMAVDRLNPSVAKYYQSFHPAMFRLIKQIAEAFTSQGKPVSVCGEMGGNPQAVALLAGLGIRKFSMNASSVAPVKKMIHQLNIRKAERMARTVLELSTAVQVESYMNSELPQ, from the coding sequence ATGATTTACGAAGGAACCGCAGTTTCGGATGGAGCTGCGATCGGAAAAGTGTTTCATTACAAACCTGTGAAGCTGGAGATCAACGAACGACAGATCGAAGAGATGCAGGCAGAGCAGGAAATTGAAAAGTATCAGAGTATTCTGGAAAGGGCGGAGGCCGAACTGATAAGTCTGATGGAAAATGCAGATCTGGCGGAAGAACAGCGAAAAATCTTTCAGGCACACATTGACATTGTCCAGGACGAAGAAATGAATCTGGAAATTGAAGATGAGATTCGGGAAAATCTGCTGGCACCGGAGTGCGCGGTAACAGAAGTTTACGGACGTTATATCGAGATCCTTTCCAAAGCGAAGGATGATTTAATCCGGGAAAGAGCAGCAGATCTGAAAGACGTAAGTCAGAGAATCATTCGCCTGCTTTTAGGAGTGGAAGAAAACTCCCTGGAAAATCTGCCAGATGAAGTCATCCTGGTTGCTCATGATCTGTTACCTTCCGATACAGCGGCAATGAAACGGGAGTATGTACAGGCCATTGTAACGGAAGTGGGAGGCTATACCTCCCATATGGCAATCTTGGCAAGAAATTACGGAATCCCCGCAGTTCTTGGAGTACCGGATATTCTGGAACATACAGAAAACGGACAGCGGATTGCTGTGGATGCAAAAGCGGGAAAAGTAATTACGAATCTGACAGTGGATCAGGAAAAACAGTATCAGGTCATGCGGGATGAGTATCTGAAAAAAATCAGTGATATGAAACAATATCTTCCGATTCGACCTGAGACTGTAGATGGAACCAAAATTGAGGTTTGCTTAAATGTGGGTTCCGCAGAAAAAAGTGAACTGGAGTTAGAGGAATATACCGATGGAGTAGGACTGTTCCGGACAGAATTCCTGTATATGAGCAAAAAACAGTTGCCTACGGAGGAAGAACAGTTCGAGGTATACAAAAAAATTGCGGAAGTCTACGGAGAAAGACCGGTGGTCATCCGTACGTTAGATATCGGCGGCGATAAGAAACTGGACTATCTGGAACTTCCGCAGGAAGACAATCCATTCCTGGGACTTCGGGCACTTCGCCTTTGTTTTGAGATGAAGCCGATCTTTAAGACACAGCTTCGGGCCATTTTAAGAGCCGGTGTCTATGGAAATATCTGGATCATGTTCCCGATGGTGGGAAGTATCGGAGACATCCGGTTTGCAAAGCAGATCGTAGAAGAAGTGAAGCAGGAGCTGGATCAGGAAGAGGTTCCTTATGATAAGAACATCAAAGTGGGAATCATGGTGGAGATTCCATCGATTGCACTGATGGCAGATGTGGCAGCTTCGGAAGTGGATTTTGCCAGTATCGGAACCAATGATCTGTGCCAGTACCTGATGGCAGTGGATCGGTTGAATCCGAGTGTTGCCAAGTATTATCAGAGTTTTCATCCGGCAATGTTTCGTCTAATTAAACAGATTGCAGAAGCTTTTACCAGTCAGGGAAAACCGGTCAGCGTATGCGGAGAAATGGGTGGAAATCCTCAGGCGGTTGCCTTGCTTGCGGGTCTGGGAATCCGGAAATTCAGTATGAACGCTTCGTCCGTGGCACCGGTGAAGAAAATGATCCATCAGCTCAATATCCGGAAAGCAGAGAGAATGGCACGGACTGTGTTGGAACTGTCTACTGCAGTGCAGGTGGAAAGCTATATGAACTCAGAATTACCGCAGTAA
- a CDS encoding HAD family hydrolase, producing MKYQLVAIDVDGTLLDEEHRLLEENKAALQMVLEKGGKVVLCSGRGYWALKDFIEQLGIRNAVITQNGSQITDYTGENILHEEMISVENCRKILEYCVKNGYHPLIYQKDNVYGDLQDRYLEIFERCMNQKVIYTEDIEQTYAQIPLGKILVLDEPKRILQIQNWMMEQFRGQLLAELAYDFSLEIGGSDKGKALKWLAGHYQIPRENILAIGDGENDKGMLQYAGFGVAMGSAMPGVKAVADAVTLSNNESGVAEAIRRYM from the coding sequence ATGAAGTATCAGTTAGTAGCAATCGATGTAGACGGTACATTATTAGACGAGGAGCATCGCCTTTTGGAGGAAAATAAAGCAGCCCTTCAGATGGTGCTGGAAAAGGGCGGAAAAGTCGTGCTTTGTTCCGGAAGAGGTTATTGGGCGTTAAAGGATTTTATCGAACAACTGGGAATCAGGAATGCAGTGATCACACAGAATGGAAGTCAGATTACAGATTATACCGGTGAAAATATTCTGCATGAAGAAATGATTTCCGTGGAAAATTGCAGAAAAATTCTGGAGTATTGCGTAAAGAACGGATATCATCCGTTGATCTATCAAAAGGATAACGTCTATGGAGATCTTCAGGATCGATATCTTGAAATTTTTGAACGATGTATGAACCAGAAAGTCATTTATACAGAGGATATTGAACAGACCTATGCACAGATCCCTCTTGGAAAAATTTTAGTTTTAGATGAACCGAAACGGATTTTACAGATCCAAAATTGGATGATGGAGCAGTTTCGGGGACAACTCTTGGCAGAACTTGCCTATGATTTTTCACTGGAAATCGGAGGAAGCGACAAGGGGAAGGCGTTGAAATGGCTGGCGGGGCATTATCAGATCCCAAGAGAAAACATTCTGGCCATCGGAGACGGAGAAAATGATAAAGGGATGTTACAGTATGCCGGATTCGGAGTGGCGATGGGAAGCGCAATGCCAGGTGTTAAGGCGGTTGCGGATGCAGTGACTTTATCTAATAACGAAAGTGGAGTTGCAGAAGCAATTCGAAGATATATGTAA